From Glycine max cultivar Williams 82 chromosome 11, Glycine_max_v4.0, whole genome shotgun sequence, the proteins below share one genomic window:
- the LOC100817151 gene encoding uncharacterized protein LOC100817151 (The RefSeq protein has 3 substitutions compared to this genomic sequence): protein MEKEKGIENWSEAVEDLVDAGDVESAISLLESVVETLNPSDSASQLPLASALSDLANLYSSKGFSLKADHLHSRASVLKQLHHSNSPGEQVPKESKEDGAVKSTSVASRRAAEGSVEKRAAEFPAQTSAGGGCSDEDWEAIADLEPDELLPTVSSDCSSGISNLKLENAKSGTPKRRGRGTFSYEKKELYSDQLLDSSVVDVEQEETHRSSEDNKDVQNSKYGTSHVLVLADFSPSTRTTELEKLFENFKDRGLVIRWVNDTVALAVFRTPPVALEALNSVRCSFTTRILDEDDTLLSSIKARDLEPPRQRPKTSAQAAQRLIAHSMGLKLSSTGAGSREYRKQEDARRERIVTRQKLRDEAWGDD, encoded by the exons atggagaaagagaaaggaattgAAAACTGGAGCGAAGCGGTGGAAGACCTGGTAGACGCCGGCGACGTTGAATCCGCGATCTCACTCCTTGAATCCGTCGTCGAAACCCTAAACCCTTCCGATTCGGCTTCGCAGCTTCCCTTGGCCTCTGCTCTCTCCGACTTGGCCAACCTTTACTCCTCCAAAGGCTTCTCTCTCAAAGCCGATCACCTTCTCTCTCGCGCTTCTGTTCTCAAACAGCTTCACCATTCCAATTCCCC TGGTGAACAAGTTCCGAAAGAGTCGAAGGAGGACGGAGCCGTCAAATCAACCAGTGTTGCTTCGCGTCGTGCTGCTGAAGGAAGTGTTGAAAAGCGTGCGGCGGAGTTTCCTGCTCAGACCTCCGCTGGCGGTGGTTGTTCCGATGAAG ATTGGGAAGCAATAGCCGATCTTGAACCTGATGAGTTACTGCCCACGGTTTCCTCGGATTGTTCATCTGGAATTTCAAATCTTAAATTGGAGAATGCCAAAAGTGGAACCCCAAAAAGACGCGGAAGAGGAACATTCTCTTATGAGAAGAAAGAGCTTTATAGTGATCAGTTACTTGATAGCTCGGTCGTTGATGTTGAGCAGGAAGAGACTCACCGTAGTTCAGAAGATAATAAAGATGTACAAAACT CAAAATATGGGACCAGTCATGTTCTTGTTCTGGCTGACTTTTCACCAAGTACTAGGACAACAGAGCTAGAGAAGCTTTTTGAGAACTTCAAGGATCGTGGATTTGTGATTCGTTGGGTCAATGATACAGTTGCTCTTGCAGTATTCCGTACACCTCCAGTTG CACTTGAGGCTCTAAACAGTGTTCGCTGTTCATTCACCACAAGGATACTGGATGAAGATGATACACTTCTTAGTTCAATTAAAGCAAGAG ACTTGGAACCACCGCGGCAACGGCCGAAAACTTCAGCTCAAGCAGCACAGAGGTTGATTGCTCATAGCATGGGGTTAAAATTGTCATCTACTGGCGTTGGGTCCCGAGAATATAGAAAGCAAGAAGATGCTAGGAGGGAACGTATCGTTACCAGGCAAAAATTGAGAGATGAGGCTTGGGGAGACGATTAA